Part of the Pieris napi chromosome 23, ilPieNapi1.2, whole genome shotgun sequence genome is shown below.
GCGACACCGGGACTCGTAATTGGAAAAAGGAACAATCCCGTTCAAAACGGGACGTCTGGTCACGTTAACCATGACCTACAATCGTAATATTTCGTCCAGGTGGACTATTTGTTAAATCTGATTGGATGAGAGAAGAGCCGATATCAATAATTGTAACGTCTTCTTGGAAGAAACACAATTTAATGTATCAATACTACGTATAATATACGTTATGGAGtcgcaaaaatataattcctaACGTCCACGACCAGATTCTTTTAGGTACCATAAATTGAGACAATTTTATATGAGactgtttcatttatattcatAAGTGCCTACCAATCCGAAACAATAATTCATCGGAAATAGAATCTACATATTCTGCGTTATATACCTACTCAATAATTAGAAaagattaaaatgttttcgtAAAATTCAAGTCAAACTGTGGCAAGCAGTTTCCTCCTCGTTAATTCCCTGTAGCATGATGATAGATAATTATCTATCTACGCTATAGGTATAGCGCTATTCGACACACCTGAGATTAACCAGTTCgacaaaataaactaattttcTTATCATTTGAAATATACTTACGTTCGTCATCAAAACTctctattttacatttaactaatataaaattactaaatagaaaaattaaataaaatttcgacATTATTCTGGCGAATTTCCTCTTTGAAATGcagtttcatttgtttttattacggCTCGTAAAAGTTAGTAGAGCTTGTAAAACTgtgattagattttttattatttacttgctCGCTCACATGTACttttgcaaattaaaaaacgatAGAACGCCAACGCATTGATGAACATAATGTACTTTTCGAAGTTATGACATTAATATAAAGCATAGACTAAAGCCGAATTTACATTACGAAACTAGTGGCTCGGAATTAGTTTTATGACATAAATTTCATCAACAATTTCACGTGTAAATTTACAGTTTCATAATGCATGCATCGGTTTCGCGACACTGGATAAATTTCGTGCCATGcgcatattttttgtaaaactaatGTCACGCAACTACTTTCACGATGAAAACGCGACACGAAACTAGTGTCGCGAAAGCATTTGCACAGGGCAGACGTGTGTGTTTGAGTGCATCGTGCAGCTAAATGACCGCCAAAATGGCAAACCAACGTTGGtcagttgataaaaatataattttcgaattttatatattaacatcTGTACCACGACGTTCTGCATCGCAAAATGAAGCTTTGATGTTGACAGAGCCATGTCGTTGGTGATACTGTTGATTTCACGACACTATTATTTCTTGTTAAAGTAGTTTCACACGTGCTGCAACTATTTTCATGAAACTCATTCCAACATGCATAACACTAGTTTCGTAATGTAAATTCGGCTTTAGTATATACTAAGTGTATGATATAAAGTAACTAAGTCATCACTCATCAGTATGCCGGAATAGTATCGAAAGGAGTGTTCTAGGTCTTAAATTGAAAGATAGAGTAAAACTAGAAGAAATAAAGGACATGACGAAGTTTAGAAATGCTTACTTCTAGTAAATgattgaaatggaaatggaCGGGACACATTATGAGAGAAGATAAAGATAGTGGACGAAGAAAGTGACGGAATGGCTCCGTCGCTATGACAAAAGAAAACGaggaagacaaataaaaagatgggAAGATGATGTGCGAAGAGTAGCTGGCCCTATGTGGCTACGTAAAGCTAGAATCAGAGAAGAATGGAAGCccttagaggaggcctatgtccaaggACAAGCTGTAGAACAGAAACCAACCAACCGGCTTgccgattaattattagtgttaattttttgtatgtactaATAGGTATAAGTAattacagcaataaaggcttttattattataattataactaagTCATCAAAGGTccaatttttaagtttctagATTGAGTAACAAAAACCCtgagaattttttaaattattaatagtcattttatatttgtctATATAGAACTGATGTGAAGGAACAAAATCTTTGCTTTATGATAGCACTTGACAAAACATTTGggggtttttaataaaacaccaTTTGAAATCTACACATTTAATCCTATTATCTATTCTATAGCTTTCCTCCCTGGCAAACCTAATAACTTCCTCACAGCTGTATCGTAATTGTTTAATGTCTCTTCGCTTTCACCATCATTAAATAAACTAGACACTGCCAACTTATACTCTTCTCCATGATCTATTACAGATATATCAAAACTCTTGTATTCATCTTCACTAAGTGCTTTATCTTTATTACTACAGTGGTGGTACCAATTAACTAAATTCTTCTTAGACTGATTATTATTCCAGTCATAATACTCCATATCAGCTTCCATTTTCTCTTTCTCCCAATCTTCAACTGTCCATGCCTCATGATAAGTTGCTGTTAGCAAATAATTAACGTAATCCAAATTCTGCCTGCGCATGGGACACCTATCAGCtgttaaagttattaaatctGTTTTCTCATCGTAATGGTCTCCAACTAACCTTAAAAACTTATCTTTAGCATGTTTGTCTAGGTTCAAAGTAGATAACTTGACGCGTAATGTCACAACTCTGGCTAATGGGTTCCTTATAGTGGGGCTTGCGTGGCAGTAGTCTGATGTAATAACCTCCACTGGATAGTGTTTTTCAATTGCTTCCTCAGAGTTAAGAAGTTTTGGCCATTCTGTgcagaatttttttattgcttcaCACTGGGTTTTAATAACAGGTGGAGTTAAATGCAAAAAATTGGGTATTTTCATAAGTTCGGCATTTGCCTTTTTGCCAGGTGGTACTTGGCCTTTGGGAACATAGCCTTGACGAATTGGTAAAGGAACAGTAGATGGGTGAAATGATCGTGGACCAGGCCAGACATTACCCCAATTctgaaaaagaaattatatataaaaataaatggttcattaaaaaatattttaataataattgtcaatTTCTTTCTAGAATGTATTACAGGGTTGTATTATATGAGAATGAACTGAACACATTTCATCaggtatttctttaatttgatcTTGATATGTTTCTACAAATCTTAATGAACTTATAATATCTTAAATTccatctttaaaatattcaaaacatGCCAGCCAGCCAAGctatatttataatctaaGAGTATAAAATCTTGAGGttgaaaattaacattattattattgtacacTTCAGTAAAACCAGCctgttttattcaatttgaaTAGTTTTTACCTGATCTGTAGACATTTTCTCAGCTCTGTCAGCAGGGACATCTATCCTCCGAGCAACTCTCTTCTGCTGTTTATctctttttttaagtatatcCAGAACACGAAACTCCTCTTCGCTTTCGTGGTTTTCTGCCACACTTGAATTTAAACGCCATAGTATTTGCTTTTTGAATATTGATCCAGGCCTATAATGTTTAATGAATAGCGACATGTTAGCTTTAATACtgatttatgtaatttttataaaaatctcatttttattttgaaaatatttagaaataggTTAGATTTAGGAAGTAGGTAagatcttaaaaaaattaaacatcaaAATCTAGGTAATTGCGTTTGGCAGTTGTCAAACCTGACGAAGCAAATATGACTGCTGAGTGCTGACtgatgacaattgacaatataattatactgaaaatcaccaaaaataaaaatcgtaaGGTACGTCTAAGGATTAGAGCCCTAAGATATAATGTCGATATTTAGCGCTGTGACTTGTAAATGAAATACGTAATAGAATATGGATTTGACTTATCGCGGCTCTGATAGGAATACTCAGGAACAGACTTAGCGTTAATAGCAATATTAAGCTTAACTAATGTAAGATTAAACTACATTTTCGGATTCAATCGCGACAGGCTTAAATTGTGCAATGATCGCAATTAGTACGGTTATTTCAAGTGTTGCCTCGTTGGATTTCAGTGGGCATCTAGACTTCACATGTTACATTTTAAGACGAATCACTATTAAATAATcctaaaagaaataattttaggtTATTAATAAAGTCGCTATTTTCGTTAatcatctttttttaaataaacaaactattTGAAGCATCATCCCATCGCATTACGAATAAAGTTATTCACAAAACCATCCGTTTCAAAATTTTGCTTTCGGAGGAACGGTAAGGAACActgatttaaaatgtaatttctgAACGCAGTTCTCTCTTCTCGCAGTACCCACAGATCTGCCTAACCGACACGGGACATCGTTGACCGAGTGAAGgtatactataaaatataatcctTCAAAATTGACATTGCATGCTATTGAATTAAGTGGTcgttcaatattttttctttttctaactGTTAAAAAACAAGAGAGACAAAAGACATGTCAGTTGTGAGAAcgcatgccgtacattttcAGTGAACCGGTTCAATTAAGAACTTTCATAGTTATAGGTATCTTccatgttgttttattttgttttgtgacGATTTTCACTATGTGAATTGATTAGTGTATGTTtccaaatgaaataaaaaatggataATGATGGAAGAAAATGTAGAAAAACGAAACTTGTTCCACGCGAAGTTAATGAATCGGACGAAGAAATTTTTGCATTGCAGGTAGTACCTCCATCTTGCTTAAAAAGTTATGTAGGTAATTCGAAAACGTAATCCATCCTTTTAGCAAATTTTTGATTATGATTATGATTATaatctataattataattgtttattgatTTCTGTGTAAaggtattaaaacatttattgtgCATATTTGTAGGTACATGTTggttattgattttttatgcTTACCTACCTACCCTATTTTTCATTTACAGATTACGTAATAcgcttatattaattattggttTTTGGcattttatagtaaatatattgtttcttAAACAGTAAATTTGTATGATGGTATGAAACGTATAAAGGTTGTTGCAATGCTGGAaatttgaactaaaaaaattgacatctcatttttaaacaaaataatttaacaatgcTAGACTattgaacaattattttaattattacgcAATTTTTTAAGGTACCCTCTCCAATTAAACTTTTGATTAATATAGACTAACTTACAGAAAATACTTATCTTGCTATACGAATGTTTAATGACACAATAATGTACCAATCTTTAGGTAAATTAAGgaagtattaataaatcattaattattattttgggtTGAATGTCTATACTTACCACTAAATTTGTTTGAACTTAACAAACCCACAAGACTGCAGGCTGCAACATCTTAGTTATTAAAGTTTTGACTTActactttaatttatataataaaatatgtattatatctaatttcaaattattataatttgaaaagtatataaaaagattttaacgCATTATCATATTTCAATACATGTTTAAGTGGTCTGGGTAAATAGTAATAAGTCACTAGCTGTATTTATGAATCTTGGCCTTGGATTTCTGGTTTTGAAATCatcttaaaacatttttattcacgatattttactaattcactatttatattttgttaatttaatttataaataacttatactgactattatcaaatatttttatatgagtgttttaatttttcagaGTGTCGTGGAGAGTACATTAGCAAGAATTAAAAGACCATGTAAAAAAGCACTTCCTGTAGTAGCTATTGCTACTCAATCTAGTCAAACAAACACAAATTCCATTCGGGAAAATCCAGGCCGAAGTAATACTATGCCTATGAATTTTGACATTAAGATAGAAGTAGAGAATGTTGACGAGAATGCAATAGAAAAACAGCATGAAATAATAAGTTGGAGGGAAATAGTGAAAAAATCTAATGAAATTTATCTTCAATCCAATAATATTTGTGATAAAATACTACATGGACAGGTaagctttaaataaattaaatttttagttatgATATATCAGTTCTTAATCAAGCATGTGCCATATGTATGGTAGCTATTTGATAGTCTCCACAGTGGCACATGTAACCTGGAATGGCCGAGTTTGattcctaaataataattgtttttagatttGAAGGTATTAAGATATTCATTAATCATGTCATATGACCTAAATATGTTTCATACATATTTCTTTTCtgtatttttcatttctttaGGTAGTAAAAGATGCCTCTGAGAGAAATTCACTATAATGATAAAATCAAttctcatttttttattttatttttattaaagagaatacacaccaattgacctagtcccatgctaagctggtgaagcttgtgttatgggtactaggcaacggatatacgtacatattatagatagatagacatataaatacatatttaaagacccaagacctaagcacaacaccaaatgctcaccacatcgatgttcgtctcagccggggatcgaaccgggacccatggattcgcagtcaggggtattAACctctagaccaatgagtcgtccaaatttaatttattacattaaatgtaaCCTAGATTGACTTCCTTTAAGACGTGTTTTAACTGTCATTTACATAGCTAACATtgagtatatataaaaaaaaaaccaaattattttgaataactCTTTATGCCATTAGTTTGGTGTAGAGCCTTTCTTTGAGCATTAAAACttgttatatttctgtatctacCCAACATCCAAAATATTCCAGGGCCACGATACAGATAAGAGGATAACGATAGCCTATATactataacaaaatatgtctctattaaatttaatccaCTTCCGTCACTAGCGATTGCAAAGTCAATCAAAATTTCGTAATACGCAATTCCAAGTTAACGACGTTGAactgttttgatattatagGGTACTAATGCTAGAAGTATTGAGATCTTTTAAAGAGTTATTTAATTGTGTGGTAAGCTTTCAGGTAGTTATTATAGGAGATTTTTGTCAGGATTATGtcaacaacattaaaaaaaattattttttatttttataaatatattacatcaagttttaatataatttagtattatGAACAATACACTATTCTGcggttttattgttattttaagataaGTATTTCGCCAGTTCTAAGGCAACAGTCATATAGCGTAATCATGCAAAAAAATACGAATTTAAGGCTAGCATTCTAGATCGTCACTCAAACTTAAATTTGGTTTTTAGAGCTGTCAAAGTCATCATAATCTCATCTTGggtattgttattattactaaatatttgaaataataattcctATTTTTTACAAAGTATTGACGCGgtttataaattacatctcTCGCATTTACTCAGTTATTTTCTAATCTTTAAGCTTTTAGTCTAACATGTATATTATAtggtatttaaaattcttaaacTTTTTGGGTTGGGTTCGCGGGAGTCAAAGCGCTAAATTTCGTTCATAAATATAAGATTTAGGTTTCtcacattattttaatttcaatgaaGCAGTTATCTCTATATATTGACAGTACAAGCAAAGATCCTGAATTAAGATTTAGTCTACAATAAATTTCTGATCTTGCCACTAACATATCTGTTTctatattttctttgataacTTGTCAGGTCCTCAACACATGCAAACCGGACGTAAAAGTATTCGTTAAAACGCCCCACGAGAAACTATTGGACCGAGTATTCACAAGATGGTGCGATTGGGCCTCCCTCACAGAGGAGCCCAAAGATCCGCCGTTATTCTACAAATGTTACATTTGCGATATGGCGTGGTGGCACTTGGCCGACTTCCGCGACCACATACGAACCCACGAGCCTTCGAGCCTTCGCGTCGTTCTAGAAATGAATGACTACGTCGAGTGCAATATTGTCGCTTACTATAGCAAATCGGCGAACAAGTACATCGCGAACATAGAAGGGAAATGCTGGAAATGCGGCGAAAATGCGTTCGAACATACGAAATTGAAGAACTGTGTCGGATGTAAGAAACGGTTCTACACGTGCAGCAAGCTACGCCAGCACCAGTGGTACTGCGAGGGGTTCAAAAAGATGCATCTAGAACTTTTCGCCTCAGCTGAGAAGATATTTAAATGTCACCTGTGTCGGTTTTACTTTTTCAAAAAGGAAGACAGTATAGAACACATGATATTGCGGCATTCTGTGCGGTCCGATGTGCCCATACCGGGTTGTGCTGTTTGTGAGAAATGCAAGGACCTGATTTCCTATGAAGATGATCATGTTTGTGAATCTAAAAGGTATGTTACGACGTGTGGTGCGTGCAAGAAAAGGGTCACCGAAAGCAGTGCTGCATTCCATCAGATTGAAGGGAACGTCACCTGCTCTGTGTAAGTTGTTTTGTTATTGCTTTATTTAACAGTAAGGCCTTTAATCTTGGTGCCTGAAGGGCTACATCTCGAATTTTGGaaatcaaattcaaatatttatacatatataaattttgtaaaatttccCTCTAGAAAAAAAGTCTCTATTtcagaatttatttaaaggcaatgTAAAAACTTCTTGTATAAagcttctttttttttcagatgcAAACtgaaaatagtaaatagttGTTCAACACATCTCCACGCACTTCGTCATACGATGAACTATGGATTGGCGTACAAGTGCCTCacctgtaatttttttataatctttgACTTGGAACAGATTCAAAAACacaaaatgttttatcatTCCAATCGTGACTTTGATTATGATCTTGTAagtattcattttttattactttaattaggTAGAACAGTAGAAGAAGctggcatgccttagacccaaatcgACGACGTgtgccaatggactttgtatccggctactaaataaatttaaaaaaaaaatcgacgaCGTGTGACAGCTACAGAAAGAACAcctatagtccttttcatgaaagaagtcccccagacgcggcgctgcaatcgcataacgtaatgttgccatttatgcgtaacaaatttacctatttcatttaataataattatagcagatgtaatttatcaaataatattattttctgcatacttcgatgaaacaatatttcagttatgtaaaaagtatattttcatttacttatattagcggtgttctacctacttatacggaaaagatgagaaaatagggtaaagaaaagcaatacaattttttattcagagttttattgcataattgttgggttacaatttatttcgaagtacacgccgctattataccttcgtttataattcttgttacagttttctctgacacacctgcaattgaatttaacaattattttaacaattaaaaataatagtaactttaagtttataatgcttatgtaataagtatatgttttaatttcagttacctagtttcatcacgttatgtatttattcaattttgtcgcaaaaacgaatttacatatatcataaaagtcccatcaatacagcaaaaaaatattaaatggcaactctaaaaagtacccgTTATGGCgccaactctcttccgaacattgtttagtggtattaaaacaccttgattcttatgttccgcttcacagaactctttcacctttaatatcatttctcgagccgaactttttacaacttatggcattgtaatcaatctttaaaatgcactaagctagttaaaaattcacaaaaatctaccacaacaaacgaacttcataacatcgacgaatgacaacattgccgacctgtcaaatttagttccaaaaatcgccgcgggacttctttcatgaaaagcactatacttgcttattagaaatgattgattaacagatacagaaatctgaagacCAGATCTAAATATTGAAGCGTCACTGTATTTTTAAGACAGATtatgacaatataataaaatattttacgtgATTTTGGGTTCAATTTccagtaaaataattgtttcttttgtCCATTGGTTAGCAGGAATAGTAAGCTGATCAAAAATTACCTGTAAAACATACGATTCCCATCCTCTATTGAAGGATTTTAGTAGTCATTGTGTTATTTATACTGCCTTCAGCTCAATTCagattcattttaatttgctcataatatattaatgtgGTGTCCTtaccaattaaaatattttttattttagatttccGTCCCAAAAACCATTGTAGATAGGTTAAAATCTACGCCAGCCAAACATGATTGTGAGTATTCTtgtaaaacatacattttaccgtataaatcatattatatcCTTTCTGTTTCTTTCCcttattcaaaatttatattttacagcgACTGTTGATAGTCCAATAAATACTTTACTATTGCCTAATGATACTCAAGATATGGTGAACGATATAGATGACGATGATGATGTCATCATCATTGATGATGTGCCAGAAGTTATTGTTATACCATCTGATGACACACCTAACGATGATCTCCCTTGTGTGATTGCTAATATTAAATCCGAACCACTTGAAATTGAATTACAAACatctaaaacaaaacatactgTTACACcacaaaatgtttttgaatgtAAAACAATGGAAATCCAAATACCTAAAGACACAAAAGACTTATTAGATTGCCATTCAGATGGAAACAGAATTAGTGATGATGAAGTAATATGTATTGATGAAATTAAAAGGGAACCTA
Proteins encoded:
- the LOC125061092 gene encoding uncharacterized protein LOC125061092 isoform X9, which translates into the protein MDNDGRKCRKTKLVPREVNESDEEIFALQSVVESTLARIKRPCKKALPVVAIATQSSQTNTNSIRENPGRSNTMPMNFDIKIEVENVDENAIEKQHEIISWREIVKKSNEIYLQSNNICDKILHGQVLNTCKPDVKVFVKTPHEKLLDRVFTRWCDWASLTEEPKDPPLFYKCYICDMAWWHLADFRDHIRTHEPSSLRVVLEMNDYVECNIVAYYSKSANKYIANIEGKCWKCGENAFEHTKLKNCVGCKKRFYTCSKLRQHQWYCEGFKKMHLELFASAEKIFKCHLCRFYFFKKEDSIEHMILRHSVRSDVPIPGCAVCEKCKDLISYEDDHVCESKRYVTTCGACKKRVTESSAAFHQIEGNVTCSVCKLKIVNSCSTHLHALRHTMNYGLAYKCLTCNFFIIFDLEQIQKHKMFYHSNRDFDYDLISVPKTIVDRLKSTPAKHDSTVDSPINTLLLPNDTQDMVNDIDDDDDVIIIDDVPEVIVIPSDDTPNDDLPCVIANIKSEPLEIELQTSKTKHTVTPQNVFECKTMEIQIPKDTKDLLDCHSDGNRISDDEVICIDEIKREPNSEVAVESTHNNLNKTTTHRRTQYVHGKATSNTQIVKATPEDIAKSLINIKKSMDITYKEMEFMKKYINHSSTNQTEVDIERMLPSAFVKTKCSESPEVIQKIQKPNKIKKLRQYRPKIKQTVLTDASRHSESDVKIEVIKSVDVVEKEKLITVDLSDTQLNEQKREEGRPADISNNLEQITPKESEVSEPLKVEKLVDTVVEIDIPWDAVPIKEEADPEMDLKLSDIRRIYHIDVNVGENEIDVKREINEFDLTGQSENWHQDNSAYNSHFITITPNVTLNTDANSDDEGNQTHRKKGKFKGHMRLHECLPVYKCEICNRTFSDSSNYSTVKVHNSQILICDICKKKFNNKAYFAKHIKQLDPQYELLDGEPSTSRYNQSAENNPDATPESEQRKSPIPRKITVQDLSRLVNKVKNVADTRRTETEFDIFGKSVAAQLKRLPMHKAIEAQMFIQSYISNLRLQHGTSN
- the LOC125061092 gene encoding uncharacterized protein LOC125061092 isoform X6, whose protein sequence is MDNDGRKCRKTKLVPREVNESDEEIFALQSVVESTLARIKRPCKKALPVVAIATQSSQTNTNSIRENPGRSNTMPMNFDIKIEVENVDENAIEKQHEIISWREIVKKSNEIYLQSNNICDKILHGQVLNTCKPDVKVFVKTPHEKLLDRVFTRWCDWASLTEEPKDPPLFYKCYICDMAWWHLADFRDHIRTHEPSSLRVVLEMNDYVECNIVAYYSKSANKYIANIEGKCWKCGENAFEHTKLKNCVGCKKRFYTCSKLRQHQWYCEGFKKMHLELFASAEKIFKCHLCRFYFFKKEDSIEHMILRHSVRSDVPIPGCAVCEKCKDLISYEDDHVCESKRYVTTCGACKKRVTESSAAFHQIEGNVTCSVCKLKIVNSCSTHLHALRHTMNYGLAYKCLTCNFFIIFDLEQIQKHKMFYHSNRDFDYDLISVPKTIVDRLKSTPAKHDSTVDSPINTLLLPNDTQDMVNDIDDDDDVIIIDDVPEVIVIPSDDTPNDDLPCVIANIKSEPLEIELQTSKTKHTVTPQNVFECKTMEIQIPKDTKDLLDCHSDGNRISDDEVICIDEIKREPNSEVAVESTHNNLNKTTTHRRTQYVHGKATSNTQIVKATPEDIAKSLINIKKSMDITYKEMEFMKKYINHSSTNQTEVDIERMLPSAFVKTKCSESPEVIQKIQKPNKIKKLRQYRPKIKQTVLTDASRHSESDVKIEVIKSVDVVEKEKLITVDLSDTQLNEQKREEGRPADISNNLEQITPKESEVSEPLKVEKLVDTVVEIDIPWDAVPIKEEADPEMDLKLSDIRRIYHIDVNVGENEIDVKREINEFDLTGQSENWHQDNSAYNSHFITITPNVTLNTDANSDDEGNQTHRKKGKFKGHMRLHECLPVYKCEICNRTFSDSSNYSTVKVHNSQILICDICKKKFNNKAYFAKHIKENSSTIEADRVQTASYAVPKTKYKKLKRKSEDELMQLVVNCLRQKLDEYENWAASCAADLKKMEPTQRIFAKSAIAAIIMEGQLGLLHRNSVEINTPLVTITPSPTYTRSTPTPTNYKSTPSPRYSELPEELPHYQQNMDNSQLKNDANDMSQYIKINK
- the LOC125061092 gene encoding uncharacterized protein LOC125061092 isoform X10 is translated as MDNDGRKCRKTKLVPREVNESDEEIFALQSVVESTLARIKRPCKKALPVVAIATQSSQTNTNSIRENPGRSNTMPMNFDIKIEVENVDENAIEKQHEIISWREIVKKSNEIYLQSNNICDKILHGQVLNTCKPDVKVFVKTPHEKLLDRVFTRWCDWASLTEEPKDPPLFYKCYICDMAWWHLADFRDHIRTHEPSSLRVVLEMNDYVECNIVAYYSKSANKYIANIEGKCWKCGENAFEHTKLKNCVGCKKRFYTCSKLRQHQWYCEGFKKMHLELFASAEKIFKCHLCRFYFFKKEDSIEHMILRHSVRSDVPIPGCAVCEKCKDLISYEDDHVCESKRYVTTCGACKKRVTESSAAFHQIEGNVTCSVCKLKIVNSCSTHLHALRHTMNYGLAYKCLTCNFFIIFDLEQIQKHKMFYHSNRDFDYDLISVPKTIVDRLKSTPAKHDSTVDSPINTLLLPNDTQDMVNDIDDDDDVIIIDDVPEVIVIPSDDTPNDDLPCVIANIKSEPLEIELQTSKTKHTVTPQNVFECKTMEIQIPKDTKDLLDCHSDGNRISDDEVICIDEIKREPNSEVAVESTHNNLNKTTTHRRTQYVHGKATSNTQIVKATPEDIAKSLINIKKSMDITYKEMEFMKKYINHSSTNQTEVDIERMLPSAFVKTKCSESPEVIQKIQKPNKIKKLRQYRPKIKQTVLTDASRHSESDVKIEVIKSVDVVEKEKLITVDLSDTQLNEQKREEGRPADISNNLEQITPKESEVSEPLKVEKLVDTVVEIDIPWDAVPIKEEADPEMDLKLSDIRRIYHIDVNVGENEIDVKREINEFDLTGQSENWHQDNSAYNSHFITITPNVTLNTDANSDDEGNQTHRKKGKFKGHMRLHECLPVYKCEICNRTFSDSSNYSTVKVHNSQILICDICKKKFNNKAYFAKHIKLDPQYELLDGEPSTSRYNQSAENNPDATPESEQRKSPIPRKITVQDLSRLVNKVKNVADTRRTETEFDIFGKSVAAQLKRLPMHKAIEAQMFIQSYISNLRLQHGTSN
- the LOC125061111 gene encoding 28S ribosomal protein S35, mitochondrial, whose product is MSLFIKHYRPGSIFKKQILWRLNSSVAENHESEEEFRVLDILKKRDKQQKRVARRIDVPADRAEKMSTDQNWGNVWPGPRSFHPSTVPLPIRQGYVPKGQVPPGKKANAELMKIPNFLHLTPPVIKTQCEAIKKFCTEWPKLLNSEEAIEKHYPVEVITSDYCHASPTIRNPLARVVTLRVKLSTLNLDKHAKDKFLRLVGDHYDEKTDLITLTADRCPMRRQNLDYVNYLLTATYHEAWTVEDWEKEKMEADMEYYDWNNNQSKKNLVNWYHHCSNKDKALSEDEYKSFDISVIDHGEEYKLAVSSLFNDGESEETLNNYDTAVRKLLGLPGRKAIE